A stretch of the Ptychodera flava strain L36383 chromosome 18, AS_Pfla_20210202, whole genome shotgun sequence genome encodes the following:
- the LOC139116753 gene encoding INO80 complex subunit D-like isoform X5, with product MYEGKHIHYSEADNKPLCSYSTKLCKQRRLNGYAFCIRHVLEDKTAPFKQCEYVAKYNNQRCTNPIPKNEDRIYCNSHLQVLGIVPKKERKRKSGESPDKKVKDVVKEKEKKKEKPELTVENHNEVDSEPDVYTFIPSPPSVERKPPPKSPRPSTGPKEKLLKAKLQDKITKNKLKLEKEREKELKAKVNNSNKLNLASRVPQPAGPPIIPPVPTPSSFPAGPLSTFQQPPAFPTIPPYHHPFPVPPMPVTFSDLALPWFQAHTSQSLPIVQVRPKRPRQLKSPKRTNKCLEKLLNSYRSREEKNFDLFPLGYNLSDDEEDESDDYLPWQQTRIDDCDSDSSSCEDFEISTRRSQRVDSLESQLRREYSQLRHCKHSHKSSHRFHQSCGKSLIEAIRKGPRETLNVVLAVRNQSLKTRLKRSQHSSSRCSYEGETEELCQEKALPFTRHCVKHIMCNKDQVLFAYCTAKFPGGVQCSVPVFDIVNERPLCEEHARKMANVQKGEANRKALLADGKAPPRRPRKKTKPSALTRPSKKKKKKKQQRRNARPQKPVPPAKPSGNTEMPQTLNLGIDTSQLSPAPDGIDTEDITDHLDNDLSTDVIGKNLELHIDPTDLSMDDDALHMDGDGLHMDNDALNSDHQSDLEPDKHLLSVGGADFEEWGRLPDDLNDLELFAGKNGVFAPTKEEEEALERALKEASEDVKASLAQLTHHLSPETQGLPNLILPSGHDNHNSNHIISDSMVHSMDMGSTMAYTVTPVSGSQGSFQEGRGSVQNSAVQSPANVKNDLEIGAGIMNHGMRDMNQDPVMTNNRRFNTDVSTLSPHSAPISPHGNHFQADVPRTLPHDAASMLNHQMLNSPSGNLLMANQRPWNYTALNPSADHANLLSVNHQNNGPSALMNGPPPYSPNPGFIQANKFNVAHGHDQVMYNQISQPGNRDQPLQTQSSPMISSYSMTTATAHQQSTS from the exons ATGTATGAAGGGAAGCATATTCACTACTCGGAAGCTGACAATAAGCCGCTGTGCTCATACAGTACCAAACTGTGTAAGCAGAGACGGTTGAATGGATATGCCTTCTGCATACGCCACGTCTTAGAGGACAAGACAGCTCCATTTAAACAGTGTGAATATGTTGCCAAGTATAACAACCAGAGATGCACCAACCCCATTCCAAAGAATGAAGATAGAAT ATACTGTAATAGTCACCTTCAAGTCCTGGGAATTGTACCCAAGAAGGAGAGGAAACGTAAAAGTGGGGAATCACcagacaaaaaagtaaaagatgttgtcaaggaaaaggaaaaaaagaaagaaaaaccggAACTGACTGTGGAAAATCACAATGAAGTTGACTCTGAACCTGATGTGTATACATTTATTCCCTCGCCACCCTCAGTGGAAAGGAAACCACCGCCAAAATCACCGCGGCCATCGACTGGCCCCAAAGAAAAACTACTCAAGGCTAAACTTCAAGATAAAATTACaaagaacaaattgaaattGGAAAAGGAACGAGAGAAGGAGCTGAAAGCAAAAGTGAATAACAGCAATAAGCTGAACTTAGCATCGCGTGTGCCGCAGCCAGCTGGCCCACCGATCATACCACCAGTACCAACGCCAAGTAGCTTTCCAGCGGGTCCGTTATCAACGTTTCAGCAACCGCCAGCGTTTCCAACAATCCCTCCATACCATCATCCCTTTCCTGTGCCTCCAATGCCAGTGACTTTCTCAGACTTGGCTTTACCGTGGTTCCAAGCACATACATCTCAGAGTTTACCAATTGTGCAAGTGCGACCAAAAAGGCCGAGGCAGTTAAAATCTCCTAAAAGGACTAATAAATGTTTAGAAAAGTTATTGAATTCGTACAGGAGCAGAGaggagaaaaattttgatcttttTCCACTAG GTTATAATCTATCTGACGATGAAGAGGACGAGTCAGATGATtatttaccatggcaacaaacaAGAATAGATGACTGTGATTCAGACAGTTCTAG TTGTGAAGACTTTGAGATATCGACGCGGAGGTCTCAGAGGGTGGATTCACTAGAATCTCAACTACGCCGAGAGTACAGTCAGCTTAGACACTGCAAACACAGTCACAAATCCAGCCACCGCTTTCATCAAagttgtggcaaaagtttaataGAAGCCATCAGAAAAGGTCCAAGAGAAACTCTTAATGTTGTTTTAGCTGTTAGAAACCAATCACTTAAAACTAG GCTTAAAAGGTCGCAACACAGCAGTAGTAGATGTAGTTATGAAGGGGAAACAGAAGAGCTATGTCAAGAGAAAGCATTACCTTTCACAAGACACTGTGTCAAAC ACATAATGTGTAACAAAGACCAGGTGCTATTTGCTTACTGTACAGCTAAATTTCCCGGTGGAGTGCAATGTTCTGTACCTGTCTTTGACATCGTCAATGAAAGGCCTCTTTGTGAAGAACACGCCAGAAAGATG GCTAATGTTCAAAAGGGAGAAGCCAACAGGAAGGCCCTGCTTGCTGATGGCAAGGCTCCTCCAAGAAGGCCCAGAAAGAAGACGAAACCATCAGCTCTTACAAGACCAtccaaaaagaagaaaaagaagaagcaACAGAGGAGAAATGCTCGACCACAAAAACCTGTACCTCCTGCAA AGCCGTCGGGAAACACAGAGATGCCTCAGACACTCAATTTAGGCATAGACACCTCGCAGCTCAGCCCTGCTCCAGATGGAATTGACACTGAAGACATTACCGATCACCTTGACAACGACCTTTCAACTGATGTGATTGGGAAGAACCTAGAGCTACACATCGACCCCACAGACCTCTCCATGGATGATGATGCACTCCACATGGATGGCGATGGTCTTCATATGGACAATGATGCACTGAACAGTGATCATCAGTCAGATCTTGAACCTGACAAACATCTTCTCAGTGTCGGTGGAGCTGATTTTGAGGAATGGGGGAGGTTGCCGGATGATCTCAACGATTTAGAATTGTTTGCAG GTAAAAATGGTGTTTTTGCTCCCACCAAGGAAGAGGAAGAGGCTCTAGAGAGGGCATTGAAAGAAGCATCGGAGGATGTGAAGGCATCTCTGGCTCAATTGACTCACCATCTATCTCCTGAAACTCAGGGGTTACCCAATCTCATACTACCAAGTGGTCATGACAACCACAACTCAAATCATATCATATCTGATAGCATGGTGCATTCTATGGATATGGGGTCCACTATGGCATACACTGTGACGCCTGTATCAGGGAGTCAGGGGTCATTCCAGGAAGGTCGAGGGTCAGTGCAAAATTCAGCAGTACAATCACCAGCAAATGTGAAGAATGATTTGGAGATCGGGGCAGGTATCATGAATCATGGGATGAGAGACATGAATCAGGACCCTGTTATGACAAACAATCGCAGATTCAATACTGACGTTTCAACATTGTCGCCTCACAGTGCGCCAATATCACCTCACGGGAATCACTTCCAAGCTGACGTGCCTAGAACTTTGCCACACGATGCCGCATCCATGCTTAATCACCAAATGTTGAACTCGCCTAGTGGGAACCTCTTGATGGCCAATCAGAGGCCCTGGAATTATACCGCCCTCAATCCGAGCGCTGATCACGCCAACCTGCTATCGGTCAACCACCAAAACAATGGGCCTTCAGCACTGATGAACGGGCCGCCACCGTACTCGCCAAATCCTGGCTTCATCCAAGCCAACAAGTTTAATGTGGCGCATGGACATGATCAGGTGATGTACAATCAGATCTCACAGCCTGGCAACCGAGATCAGCCACTTCAGACACAGAGCAGTCCGATGATCTCATCGTATAGTATGACGACTGCAACAGCTCATCAGCAAAGCACCAGCTAG
- the LOC139116753 gene encoding INO80 complex subunit D-like isoform X4, giving the protein MYEGKHIHYSEADNKPLCSYSTKLCKQRRLNGYAFCIRHVLEDKTAPFKQCEYVAKYNNQRCTNPIPKNEDRIYCNSHLQVLGIVPKKERKRKSGESPDKKVKDVVKEKEKKKEKPELTVENHNEVDSEPDVYTFIPSPPSVERKPPPKSPRPSTGPKEKLLKAKLQDKITKNKLKLEKEREKELKAKVNNSNKLNLASRVPQPAGPPIIPPVPTPSSFPAGPLSTFQQPPAFPTIPPYHHPFPVPPMPVTFSDLALPWFQAHTSQSLPIVQVRPKRPRQLKSPKRTNKCLEKLLNSYRSREEKNFDLFPLGYNLSDDEEDESDDYLPWQQTRIDDCDSDSSSCEDFEISTRRSQRVDSLESQLRREYSQLRHCKHSHKSSHRFHQSCGKSLIEAIRKGPRETLNVVLAVRNQSLKTSRLKRSQHSSSRCSYEGETEELCQEKALPFTRHCVKHIMCNKDQVLFAYCTAKFPGGVQCSVPVFDIVNERPLCEEHARKMANVQKGEANRKALLADGKAPPRRPRKKTKPSALTRPSKKKKKKKQQRRNARPQKPVPPAKPSGNTEMPQTLNLGIDTSQLSPAPDGIDTEDITDHLDNDLSTDVIGKNLELHIDPTDLSMDDDALHMDGDGLHMDNDALNSDHQSDLEPDKHLLSVGGADFEEWGRLPDDLNDLELFAGKNGVFAPTKEEEEALERALKEASEDVKASLAQLTHHLSPETQGLPNLILPSGHDNHNSNHIISDSMVHSMDMGSTMAYTVTPVSGSQGSFQEGRGSVQNSAVQSPANVKNDLEIGAGIMNHGMRDMNQDPVMTNNRRFNTDVSTLSPHSAPISPHGNHFQADVPRTLPHDAASMLNHQMLNSPSGNLLMANQRPWNYTALNPSADHANLLSVNHQNNGPSALMNGPPPYSPNPGFIQANKFNVAHGHDQVMYNQISQPGNRDQPLQTQSSPMISSYSMTTATAHQQSTS; this is encoded by the exons ATGTATGAAGGGAAGCATATTCACTACTCGGAAGCTGACAATAAGCCGCTGTGCTCATACAGTACCAAACTGTGTAAGCAGAGACGGTTGAATGGATATGCCTTCTGCATACGCCACGTCTTAGAGGACAAGACAGCTCCATTTAAACAGTGTGAATATGTTGCCAAGTATAACAACCAGAGATGCACCAACCCCATTCCAAAGAATGAAGATAGAAT ATACTGTAATAGTCACCTTCAAGTCCTGGGAATTGTACCCAAGAAGGAGAGGAAACGTAAAAGTGGGGAATCACcagacaaaaaagtaaaagatgttgtcaaggaaaaggaaaaaaagaaagaaaaaccggAACTGACTGTGGAAAATCACAATGAAGTTGACTCTGAACCTGATGTGTATACATTTATTCCCTCGCCACCCTCAGTGGAAAGGAAACCACCGCCAAAATCACCGCGGCCATCGACTGGCCCCAAAGAAAAACTACTCAAGGCTAAACTTCAAGATAAAATTACaaagaacaaattgaaattGGAAAAGGAACGAGAGAAGGAGCTGAAAGCAAAAGTGAATAACAGCAATAAGCTGAACTTAGCATCGCGTGTGCCGCAGCCAGCTGGCCCACCGATCATACCACCAGTACCAACGCCAAGTAGCTTTCCAGCGGGTCCGTTATCAACGTTTCAGCAACCGCCAGCGTTTCCAACAATCCCTCCATACCATCATCCCTTTCCTGTGCCTCCAATGCCAGTGACTTTCTCAGACTTGGCTTTACCGTGGTTCCAAGCACATACATCTCAGAGTTTACCAATTGTGCAAGTGCGACCAAAAAGGCCGAGGCAGTTAAAATCTCCTAAAAGGACTAATAAATGTTTAGAAAAGTTATTGAATTCGTACAGGAGCAGAGaggagaaaaattttgatcttttTCCACTAG GTTATAATCTATCTGACGATGAAGAGGACGAGTCAGATGATtatttaccatggcaacaaacaAGAATAGATGACTGTGATTCAGACAGTTCTAG TTGTGAAGACTTTGAGATATCGACGCGGAGGTCTCAGAGGGTGGATTCACTAGAATCTCAACTACGCCGAGAGTACAGTCAGCTTAGACACTGCAAACACAGTCACAAATCCAGCCACCGCTTTCATCAAagttgtggcaaaagtttaataGAAGCCATCAGAAAAGGTCCAAGAGAAACTCTTAATGTTGTTTTAGCTGTTAGAAACCAATCACTTAAAACTAG CAGGCTTAAAAGGTCGCAACACAGCAGTAGTAGATGTAGTTATGAAGGGGAAACAGAAGAGCTATGTCAAGAGAAAGCATTACCTTTCACAAGACACTGTGTCAAAC ACATAATGTGTAACAAAGACCAGGTGCTATTTGCTTACTGTACAGCTAAATTTCCCGGTGGAGTGCAATGTTCTGTACCTGTCTTTGACATCGTCAATGAAAGGCCTCTTTGTGAAGAACACGCCAGAAAGATG GCTAATGTTCAAAAGGGAGAAGCCAACAGGAAGGCCCTGCTTGCTGATGGCAAGGCTCCTCCAAGAAGGCCCAGAAAGAAGACGAAACCATCAGCTCTTACAAGACCAtccaaaaagaagaaaaagaagaagcaACAGAGGAGAAATGCTCGACCACAAAAACCTGTACCTCCTGCAA AGCCGTCGGGAAACACAGAGATGCCTCAGACACTCAATTTAGGCATAGACACCTCGCAGCTCAGCCCTGCTCCAGATGGAATTGACACTGAAGACATTACCGATCACCTTGACAACGACCTTTCAACTGATGTGATTGGGAAGAACCTAGAGCTACACATCGACCCCACAGACCTCTCCATGGATGATGATGCACTCCACATGGATGGCGATGGTCTTCATATGGACAATGATGCACTGAACAGTGATCATCAGTCAGATCTTGAACCTGACAAACATCTTCTCAGTGTCGGTGGAGCTGATTTTGAGGAATGGGGGAGGTTGCCGGATGATCTCAACGATTTAGAATTGTTTGCAG GTAAAAATGGTGTTTTTGCTCCCACCAAGGAAGAGGAAGAGGCTCTAGAGAGGGCATTGAAAGAAGCATCGGAGGATGTGAAGGCATCTCTGGCTCAATTGACTCACCATCTATCTCCTGAAACTCAGGGGTTACCCAATCTCATACTACCAAGTGGTCATGACAACCACAACTCAAATCATATCATATCTGATAGCATGGTGCATTCTATGGATATGGGGTCCACTATGGCATACACTGTGACGCCTGTATCAGGGAGTCAGGGGTCATTCCAGGAAGGTCGAGGGTCAGTGCAAAATTCAGCAGTACAATCACCAGCAAATGTGAAGAATGATTTGGAGATCGGGGCAGGTATCATGAATCATGGGATGAGAGACATGAATCAGGACCCTGTTATGACAAACAATCGCAGATTCAATACTGACGTTTCAACATTGTCGCCTCACAGTGCGCCAATATCACCTCACGGGAATCACTTCCAAGCTGACGTGCCTAGAACTTTGCCACACGATGCCGCATCCATGCTTAATCACCAAATGTTGAACTCGCCTAGTGGGAACCTCTTGATGGCCAATCAGAGGCCCTGGAATTATACCGCCCTCAATCCGAGCGCTGATCACGCCAACCTGCTATCGGTCAACCACCAAAACAATGGGCCTTCAGCACTGATGAACGGGCCGCCACCGTACTCGCCAAATCCTGGCTTCATCCAAGCCAACAAGTTTAATGTGGCGCATGGACATGATCAGGTGATGTACAATCAGATCTCACAGCCTGGCAACCGAGATCAGCCACTTCAGACACAGAGCAGTCCGATGATCTCATCGTATAGTATGACGACTGCAACAGCTCATCAGCAAAGCACCAGCTAG